One window from the genome of Erwinia sorbitola encodes:
- a CDS encoding HpcH/HpaI aldolase family protein translates to MIANNVKRLWSEGHTVLNGWLSVASPFTAEIMAAQGYDSVTIDIQHGLVGYETATTMLQAMRASGVTPMVRVPWLAPGDIMKALDAGAFGIICPMINNAEEARQLVSCVRYPPLGTRSFGPTRVSFSAGQDYGQHADNEVLCFAMIETAEAVKNIEAIVNTPGLDGIYIGPADLTLGLTGRTYRTGFDRDEPEIVAAIQQILACAHRAGIRAGLHNGSPEYAARAAQWGFDLVTVSNDVQLLRSAATASVGQFRQLTGAASAAEVHKGGY, encoded by the coding sequence ATGATTGCCAATAACGTAAAGCGTTTATGGTCGGAGGGGCACACGGTGCTCAACGGCTGGTTGTCGGTAGCCAGCCCGTTTACCGCTGAAATAATGGCGGCGCAGGGCTATGACTCGGTCACTATTGATATTCAGCACGGGCTGGTGGGCTATGAAACGGCCACCACTATGCTACAGGCGATGCGGGCCAGCGGCGTTACGCCCATGGTGCGGGTACCCTGGCTGGCGCCGGGGGACATTATGAAGGCGCTGGATGCCGGGGCTTTCGGCATTATCTGCCCGATGATTAACAATGCTGAAGAGGCGCGGCAGCTGGTCTCCTGCGTACGCTATCCGCCGCTGGGTACGCGCAGTTTTGGCCCGACGCGGGTCAGCTTTTCCGCCGGACAGGACTACGGCCAGCACGCCGATAACGAGGTGCTGTGCTTTGCAATGATTGAAACCGCAGAGGCGGTGAAAAACATTGAGGCGATCGTCAATACCCCGGGTCTGGACGGTATCTATATTGGGCCGGCAGATCTGACGCTCGGTCTGACCGGGCGAACATATCGTACCGGATTCGACCGGGATGAACCGGAAATTGTCGCGGCCATTCAGCAGATCCTCGCCTGCGCACATCGCGCGGGGATCCGCGCCGGACTGCATAACGGCAGCCCGGAGTATGCCGCCCGTGCAGCACAATGGGGTTTTGACCTGGTGACGGTGTCGAATGATGTACAGCTGCTGCGCTCTGCGGCCACCGCCAGCGTCGGGCAGTTTCGCCAGCTGACCGGCGCGGCATCGGCTGCTGAAGTGCACAAAGGAGGGTACTGA
- the glgX gene encoding glycogen debranching protein GlgX → MTTEHPFAIEPGLSHQLGANYDGRGVNFALFSAHAERVELCLYDPSGQQEIARLDLPEYTHEVWHGYVPGLQPGALYGYRVYGPYDPENGHRFNPNKLLIDPYARELSGDIEWNEAHFAYDLYDDEKDLTFDTRDSGPYTPKCRVIDPDEFSWRDENRPVIPWAKTVIYETHVKGFTQLNSAVPEELRGTYEGMAHPACVEYIKSLGVTSVELLPVHWFPDDQHLLDKGLKNFWGYNTLAFFSPASRYFGPRGIQGFRDMVRAFHDAGIEVILDVVYNHTAEGNELGPTLSFKGIDNFSYYRTLPEQHRYYINDTGTGNTVNTSHPRVLQMIMDSLRYWAELMHIDGFRFDLGTILGREPGGFDPRGGFFDAIMQDPVLSRLKLIGEPWDIGPGGYQVGAFPPGWAEWNDKYRDTVREYWKGDNVSTEFAARLLGSGDLYDQRGRRPWESINFITAHDGFTLNDLVSYNEKHNEDNGEDNNDGHNDNRSYNYGVEGPTDDAGINAVRERQKRNFLATLLFSHGTPMLQAGDEFGRSQQGNNNGYCQDNEISWIDWDNVPESGEMLRQFTRQLIALRAKQPLLRRESWRDNMEIKWFNAGGGFQQPEQWDEGSTLGVYIGRADLTEEDGIWHDVLMLFNPFEGNVPFLIPQFGEGGWVLELCTSERAKPGQVITKEKNVELEGRSIALYRRP, encoded by the coding sequence ATGACAACCGAACATCCATTTGCAATAGAACCAGGGTTAAGCCACCAGCTCGGCGCCAATTATGATGGCCGGGGAGTCAATTTTGCCCTGTTTTCCGCGCACGCGGAGCGCGTTGAACTCTGCCTGTATGATCCGAGCGGCCAGCAGGAAATCGCCCGACTGGATCTGCCCGAATATACCCACGAGGTGTGGCACGGCTATGTACCCGGCCTGCAGCCTGGCGCACTGTATGGCTATCGTGTCTACGGCCCTTACGATCCGGAGAACGGCCATCGTTTTAATCCCAATAAGCTGCTAATTGATCCTTATGCCCGCGAGCTGTCGGGGGATATTGAGTGGAATGAAGCCCATTTCGCCTACGATCTTTATGATGATGAGAAGGATCTGACCTTTGATACCCGAGACAGCGGGCCGTATACGCCTAAATGCCGGGTGATCGACCCGGATGAATTTAGCTGGCGCGATGAAAATCGTCCGGTTATTCCCTGGGCAAAAACGGTGATCTACGAAACCCATGTTAAGGGATTCACCCAGCTTAACTCCGCCGTGCCCGAAGAGCTGCGTGGCACCTATGAAGGGATGGCCCATCCGGCGTGCGTAGAATATATCAAGAGCCTGGGCGTCACTTCGGTGGAACTGCTGCCGGTGCACTGGTTTCCCGACGATCAGCACCTGCTTGATAAAGGGCTGAAAAACTTCTGGGGCTATAACACCCTCGCCTTTTTCTCCCCGGCTTCACGCTACTTTGGCCCGCGTGGAATACAGGGCTTCCGTGATATGGTGCGCGCTTTCCACGATGCCGGAATCGAGGTGATCCTCGACGTGGTATATAACCACACCGCAGAGGGAAACGAACTGGGGCCAACGCTCTCATTCAAGGGCATTGATAACTTTTCCTACTACCGCACCTTGCCTGAACAGCACCGCTATTACATCAACGACACGGGTACCGGCAACACGGTAAATACCTCCCATCCGCGCGTGTTACAGATGATTATGGACTCGCTGCGTTACTGGGCTGAATTGATGCATATCGACGGTTTTCGCTTCGATTTAGGGACTATTCTCGGCCGTGAGCCGGGAGGTTTCGATCCCCGCGGTGGCTTTTTCGATGCCATCATGCAGGATCCGGTGCTCTCCCGGCTGAAGCTGATTGGTGAACCCTGGGATATCGGGCCGGGTGGCTATCAGGTCGGGGCTTTCCCTCCTGGCTGGGCCGAGTGGAACGACAAATATCGTGATACGGTGCGGGAATACTGGAAAGGAGACAACGTATCGACGGAGTTTGCTGCCCGCCTGTTAGGCTCGGGCGATCTCTACGATCAGCGTGGCCGGCGTCCCTGGGAGAGCATTAATTTTATTACCGCCCACGATGGTTTTACGCTTAATGACCTGGTCTCTTACAACGAAAAACATAACGAGGATAACGGCGAAGATAACAATGACGGTCACAACGATAACCGTTCATATAACTACGGTGTCGAAGGGCCAACGGATGATGCCGGGATTAACGCCGTGCGCGAGCGTCAGAAGCGTAACTTCCTCGCTACGCTGCTGTTCTCCCACGGTACGCCGATGCTCCAGGCGGGAGATGAGTTTGGCCGCAGCCAGCAAGGCAATAATAATGGCTACTGCCAGGACAACGAAATTTCCTGGATTGACTGGGACAATGTGCCAGAAAGCGGTGAAATGCTGCGCCAGTTTACCCGCCAGTTAATTGCACTGCGAGCCAAACAGCCGCTGCTGCGTCGTGAAAGCTGGCGCGATAATATGGAGATCAAATGGTTTAACGCTGGCGGAGGTTTTCAGCAGCCGGAGCAGTGGGATGAAGGCTCCACGCTTGGCGTCTATATTGGCCGTGCGGATCTGACTGAAGAGGATGGCATCTGGCATGACGTGCTGATGCTGTTTAATCCGTTTGAAGGCAATGTGCCCTTCCTTATTCCTCAGTTTGGAGAAGGTGGCTGGGTGCTGGAGCTTTGCACATCGGAGAGAGCAAAACCCGGCCAGGTGATCACCAAAGAGAAGAATGTCGAACTGGAAGGCCGCAGCATTGCCCTTTACCGCAGACCGTAA
- a CDS encoding Gfo/Idh/MocA family protein yields the protein MKKTGIGIIGTGFMGLSHALAYRAAAAILPGEVIPELIAVADIDKAAAENAARRFGFRRATDDWQSLINDPEIDVISITTPNRFHLEQALAAIQAGKHVHCEKPIAPNSDDARIMTLAAEAQGVITQVGFNYLKNPMIKLARTMIDSGELGDIVSFRGIHAEDFMASPLTPWSWRLDPAGGAGAVADLGSHIVAMARYLLGPVVAVQADLETVIKQRPILSGAQGLRKVEVDDIARLTVEFARGCKGSIEASWVATGRNMQLGFEVYGTLGALHFTQERFNELHYYNTDTAGGQRGFRKIEAGPQHAPYGAFCPAPGHQLGFNDLKTIEIAEFLRAVAGQPVSGPDFREAWEIQKIIDTAIRSSREQRWLTL from the coding sequence ATGAAGAAGACAGGAATTGGCATTATTGGCACCGGTTTTATGGGGCTGTCACACGCGCTGGCGTACCGTGCGGCGGCGGCTATTCTGCCCGGAGAGGTGATACCGGAGCTGATTGCGGTAGCAGATATCGATAAGGCTGCGGCAGAGAATGCCGCCCGGCGTTTTGGCTTTCGCCGTGCAACCGACGACTGGCAGTCGCTGATTAACGATCCGGAGATTGACGTTATATCGATTACCACGCCGAACCGCTTCCATCTTGAACAGGCTCTGGCGGCTATTCAGGCGGGTAAGCACGTTCACTGTGAGAAACCCATCGCCCCGAACAGTGATGATGCACGGATTATGACGCTGGCGGCAGAAGCGCAGGGGGTGATCACCCAGGTGGGTTTTAACTACCTGAAAAACCCGATGATTAAGCTGGCGCGAACGATGATCGACAGCGGCGAACTGGGGGATATTGTCAGTTTTCGCGGGATTCATGCGGAGGATTTTATGGCCTCGCCGCTGACGCCATGGTCATGGCGTCTTGATCCGGCAGGTGGTGCGGGGGCTGTGGCCGATCTCGGCAGTCATATTGTGGCAATGGCGCGTTATCTGCTTGGCCCGGTGGTGGCGGTTCAGGCCGATCTGGAGACGGTAATTAAGCAGCGTCCGATTCTCTCTGGCGCGCAGGGGCTGCGTAAAGTTGAAGTTGATGATATCGCCCGGCTGACCGTCGAGTTCGCACGCGGTTGTAAAGGCAGTATCGAAGCCAGCTGGGTGGCGACCGGGCGCAATATGCAGCTGGGCTTTGAGGTTTACGGCACCCTGGGAGCACTGCACTTTACTCAGGAGCGTTTTAATGAGCTGCACTATTACAACACGGATACTGCCGGCGGACAGCGGGGCTTCCGGAAGATAGAAGCAGGGCCGCAGCATGCCCCTTATGGCGCATTCTGCCCGGCACCGGGTCACCAGCTGGGCTTTAACGATCTTAAAACCATTGAGATTGCCGAATTCCTGCGTGCGGTGGCCGGTCAGCCGGTGAGCGGGCCGGATTTCCGTGAAGCGTGGGAAATTCAGAAGATTATCGATACCGCCATACGCTCCTCCCGTGAGCAGCGCTGGCTCACTCTGTAA
- the fhuE gene encoding ferric-rhodotorulic acid/ferric-coprogen receptor FhuE — MSSRTSSTSRSGAIATRLRVPGNKKALSISLLALAIHALINPALAEETASPQELVVDATADESAASEKQDYTVKTTRAGTKMLMTPRDVPQSLSVVTQQRMQDQDLQTVGEVLDNTTGIATQLIDSERSAYFSRGFQITNYTFDDIPTSAADNWNYGDAGEDTAIYDRIEVVRGATGLMTGAGSPSASVNMVRKHADSKTVSGNLSASYGSWNKQRYVADLSAPLNETGSVRGRVIAGYQDQDSWLDRYHKSKKFLYGVLDADVTDSTTVSLGYDYQESNTGNPTWGGLPAWYSNGSRTGFDRSTNSAADWTRYSLDSRKVFANVTHNFDNGWTFRVNATHSEQTFADKLLYVMEFPDRVTGQGVSGYGSLDRGKRQQESVDTYASGPFRLLGRQHELMAGVSYSRQHNQAYSVDGALDYAQMGSFNDGWNGSVPEPEWGDWYLNADDVVRQKSAYTAARFSLADPLSLILGARYTQWSTVGSSGNMNKNNITPYGGLVYDINEAWSAYASYTSVFQPQTYRDSDGRYLSPVTGKNYETGLKSDWFDGRLTATFALFRIEQENVGQADGSRFVNGSSEQAYVAAKGAVSKGAEFELNGAVTDNLQMTFGATRYVAKDASGRFNSNMPQTSFKLFSRYRLPMLQDLTVGGGVNWQNRTFQDATGADGQTTRIYQSSYPLANLFARYEITRQLAVQANIDNLFDRSYYSWASDYVVYGEPRSYSVNLSYAF, encoded by the coding sequence ATGTCTTCCCGCACCAGCAGCACTTCCCGCTCAGGGGCTATTGCCACGCGCCTGCGCGTACCGGGTAACAAAAAAGCCCTCTCCATCTCGTTGCTGGCGCTGGCGATCCATGCTCTGATTAATCCGGCGCTGGCTGAGGAAACCGCCTCCCCGCAGGAGCTGGTGGTCGATGCCACTGCCGATGAGTCCGCTGCCAGCGAGAAACAGGATTACACGGTTAAAACCACGCGTGCGGGTACAAAAATGCTGATGACTCCGCGTGATGTGCCGCAGTCATTAAGCGTGGTGACTCAGCAGCGGATGCAGGATCAGGATCTGCAAACCGTGGGCGAAGTACTGGATAACACTACCGGCATCGCGACACAGCTGATCGACAGCGAACGCTCCGCCTATTTCTCACGCGGTTTTCAGATTACCAACTATACCTTTGATGATATTCCCACCTCGGCGGCGGATAACTGGAACTACGGCGACGCCGGAGAAGACACTGCTATCTATGACCGCATCGAAGTGGTACGCGGAGCTACCGGGCTGATGACCGGCGCAGGCAGCCCTTCGGCATCGGTAAATATGGTGCGTAAGCACGCCGACAGTAAAACCGTGAGCGGAAATCTGAGCGCCAGCTACGGCAGCTGGAACAAACAGCGCTATGTAGCCGACCTCTCCGCTCCGCTGAATGAAACCGGCAGCGTACGCGGCCGGGTGATTGCAGGCTATCAGGATCAGGACAGCTGGCTGGATCGCTATCATAAAAGCAAAAAGTTCCTCTATGGCGTGCTGGACGCCGACGTTACCGACAGCACCACGGTGTCCCTTGGTTACGACTATCAGGAGAGCAACACCGGCAACCCTACCTGGGGTGGCCTGCCCGCCTGGTACAGCAACGGTTCCCGCACCGGTTTTGACCGCAGCACTAACTCAGCGGCAGACTGGACGCGCTACAGCCTCGATTCACGTAAAGTCTTTGCCAACGTGACGCACAATTTTGATAACGGCTGGACGTTCCGCGTCAATGCCACCCACTCCGAGCAGACCTTTGCCGACAAGCTGCTCTATGTGATGGAGTTCCCCGACCGGGTCACCGGGCAAGGCGTCAGCGGCTATGGCAGTCTGGATCGCGGCAAGCGCCAGCAGGAATCGGTTGATACTTACGCCAGCGGGCCGTTCCGGCTGCTTGGGCGTCAGCATGAACTGATGGCGGGCGTCAGCTACAGCCGCCAGCATAATCAGGCTTACAGCGTTGACGGCGCGCTGGACTATGCGCAGATGGGCAGCTTTAACGACGGCTGGAACGGCAGTGTGCCGGAGCCTGAATGGGGTGACTGGTATCTGAATGCCGATGATGTGGTGCGGCAGAAATCGGCCTATACCGCGGCACGCTTCTCACTGGCAGATCCGCTGTCGCTGATCCTCGGGGCGCGCTACACCCAGTGGAGCACCGTCGGCAGCAGCGGCAATATGAATAAGAACAACATCACCCCTTACGGTGGCCTGGTATACGATATCAACGAGGCCTGGTCTGCCTACGCCAGCTATACCTCGGTGTTCCAGCCGCAAACCTATCGCGACAGCGACGGGCGCTATCTCTCCCCGGTCACCGGTAAAAACTACGAAACGGGCCTGAAGTCCGACTGGTTTGATGGCCGTCTGACCGCCACCTTCGCACTGTTCCGTATTGAGCAGGAGAATGTTGGCCAGGCCGATGGCAGCCGCTTTGTTAACGGCTCCAGCGAGCAGGCTTACGTCGCGGCAAAAGGCGCGGTGAGCAAAGGCGCGGAGTTTGAGCTGAACGGTGCCGTGACCGATAATCTGCAAATGACTTTCGGTGCCACGCGCTATGTGGCGAAAGACGCTTCCGGCCGCTTTAACAGCAATATGCCGCAAACCTCGTTTAAACTGTTCTCACGCTATCGTCTGCCGATGTTGCAGGATCTGACGGTTGGCGGCGGCGTTAACTGGCAAAATCGCACCTTCCAGGATGCAACGGGTGCCGATGGTCAAACCACCAGGATCTATCAGAGCAGCTACCCGCTGGCCAATCTGTTTGCCCGCTATGAAATCACCCGGCAGCTGGCAGTACAGGCGAACATCGACAACCTGTTCGACCGCAGCTATTACTCCTGGGCCAGTGATTATGTGGTTTACGGCGAACCGCGCAGCTATTCGGTCAATCTCTCTTACGCCTTCTGA
- a CDS encoding NAD-dependent succinate-semialdehyde dehydrogenase, translated as MYEKYGQFINGAWRKGQGKETIVVTDPGRNEKLGEIAGASQQDTLDAIASAAAALPLWQQLSAWERASKLHRVAHEMEQVREQAAHIISLESGKPLAQASREWTLAIDQFTWYAEEARRIYGRIVESRVPGGRCEVSHQGVGVVAAFTAWNFPVVLIARKVAPALAAGCSVVLRPSSEVPGCASIIMTCLQKAEIPSGVVNMVVGVTANTYQPLIDSPVVRKVTLTGSTAIGQQMIRDSAATIKRLSMELGGNAPMIVFEDADIEKALDMAVPTKFANCGQVCVTPDRFYVHHSVAQAFIEGFARRAEAIKVGYGQDESSEMGPLINQRRLTAIEKIVEDARQKGARVVTGGHRIAGTPGFFYAPTVLADVPEEALALAEENFGPIAAITTFSDEDEVLARVNRSDYALSAYAFTRDAARIRRVPAQLQAGMVGINSFALASADVPFGGIKASGMGSEGGSEGILEYMNVKLTQVVL; from the coding sequence ATGTACGAGAAATATGGGCAGTTTATTAACGGTGCCTGGCGTAAAGGTCAGGGGAAAGAAACCATCGTCGTTACCGATCCCGGACGTAATGAAAAGCTGGGAGAGATTGCCGGTGCTTCACAGCAGGACACGCTGGACGCCATTGCCAGCGCGGCGGCGGCACTGCCTTTATGGCAGCAGCTTTCTGCCTGGGAGCGCGCCAGCAAGCTGCATCGTGTAGCTCACGAGATGGAGCAGGTGCGCGAACAGGCCGCACATATTATCTCCCTGGAGAGCGGCAAACCGCTGGCGCAGGCCAGCCGCGAATGGACGCTGGCGATCGACCAGTTCACCTGGTATGCCGAAGAGGCGCGCCGTATTTATGGTCGAATTGTTGAAAGCCGTGTGCCCGGCGGGCGTTGTGAAGTCTCTCATCAGGGCGTTGGCGTGGTAGCGGCTTTTACGGCCTGGAACTTCCCGGTGGTGCTGATTGCCCGCAAAGTCGCCCCTGCGCTGGCGGCGGGATGCAGCGTGGTGCTGCGCCCATCCAGCGAAGTGCCGGGCTGTGCCAGCATTATTATGACCTGTCTGCAAAAGGCGGAGATCCCGTCCGGAGTGGTGAATATGGTGGTGGGCGTTACCGCTAACACCTATCAGCCGCTGATCGACTCGCCGGTAGTCAGAAAAGTGACGCTCACCGGTTCAACCGCCATTGGCCAGCAGATGATCCGCGACTCCGCCGCCACCATCAAGCGCCTGAGTATGGAGCTGGGCGGCAATGCGCCAATGATCGTCTTCGAAGATGCCGATATTGAGAAGGCGCTGGATATGGCGGTGCCGACCAAGTTTGCCAACTGCGGACAGGTCTGCGTTACGCCGGATCGCTTCTATGTTCATCATTCGGTGGCGCAGGCCTTTATTGAGGGTTTTGCCCGGCGTGCGGAGGCCATCAAAGTGGGTTACGGCCAGGATGAGAGCAGCGAAATGGGCCCGCTGATTAATCAGCGTCGTCTGACGGCGATTGAAAAAATTGTTGAAGATGCACGGCAGAAGGGCGCGCGCGTGGTTACCGGCGGTCATCGTATCGCGGGGACGCCGGGATTTTTCTATGCCCCGACGGTGCTGGCAGATGTGCCGGAAGAGGCGCTGGCGCTGGCGGAAGAGAATTTCGGACCGATTGCCGCTATCACCACCTTCAGTGATGAAGATGAGGTACTGGCGCGGGTCAATCGCAGTGATTATGCGCTGTCGGCCTATGCCTTTACCCGTGATGCAGCGCGAATTCGCCGCGTCCCGGCACAGCTGCAGGCGGGTATGGTGGGTATCAACAGCTTTGCGCTGGCTTCGGCCGATGTGCCGTTTGGCGGTATCAAGGCCAGCGGAATGGGCAGTGAAGGGGGCAGTGAAGGCATCCTCGAATATATGAACGTCAAACTGACGCAGGTCGTCCTGTAA
- the iolG gene encoding inositol 2-dehydrogenase, with amino-acid sequence MLKIAVLGAGRIGKIHAANIAASPLATLVAIADPYFDNALQLAKLYGANAVKDPLELINDREIDAVVIATPTDTHVDLMLAAARNGKAVLCEKPVDMDLDRARRASEELATLQVPVMVAFNRRFDPSAQQIRQAIVRGEVGEVHQVMITSRDPGFAPVDYLRHSGGIFRDMVIHDFDMARWLLGEEPVSVYASGSRLLNPALAEFNDVDTCMVQMVTASGKQCHINCSRQAVYGHDQRLEVYGSAGMLLNDNMRASSVRRFTHQLTEAREPLVNFFLERYADAYRHEMDAFIQAATGAQPVPVTAWDGVMALKLAECAQRSVESGKPVSVD; translated from the coding sequence ATGCTGAAAATAGCCGTATTAGGTGCGGGCCGCATCGGGAAGATCCATGCCGCCAATATAGCCGCCAGCCCGCTGGCCACGCTGGTTGCTATCGCCGACCCCTATTTTGATAATGCGCTACAGCTGGCGAAATTATATGGGGCCAACGCCGTAAAAGATCCGCTGGAGTTAATTAACGACCGGGAAATCGACGCCGTGGTTATTGCCACGCCCACCGATACGCATGTGGATTTAATGCTGGCGGCGGCGCGTAACGGTAAAGCCGTGCTGTGTGAAAAACCGGTAGATATGGATTTAGATCGCGCCCGTCGAGCCAGCGAAGAACTCGCCACGCTTCAGGTGCCGGTGATGGTGGCGTTCAACCGCCGCTTTGATCCAAGCGCACAGCAGATCCGCCAGGCCATCGTCCGGGGAGAAGTGGGTGAGGTACATCAGGTGATGATTACCAGCCGCGATCCGGGCTTTGCCCCGGTTGATTATTTGCGCCACTCCGGCGGAATTTTCCGCGATATGGTGATCCACGATTTCGATATGGCGCGCTGGTTACTGGGCGAAGAGCCTGTCAGCGTTTATGCCTCTGGCAGCCGCCTGCTGAACCCTGCGCTGGCGGAGTTTAACGATGTGGACACCTGTATGGTGCAGATGGTGACCGCTTCCGGCAAGCAGTGCCATATCAACTGTAGCCGTCAGGCGGTATACGGTCACGACCAGCGGCTGGAGGTCTACGGATCGGCGGGGATGCTGTTGAATGACAATATGCGCGCCTCCAGCGTCCGGCGCTTTACTCACCAGCTGACCGAAGCCCGGGAGCCGCTGGTCAACTTCTTCCTTGAGCGCTATGCAGACGCCTATCGCCATGAAATGGATGCTTTTATTCAGGCCGCAACCGGTGCACAGCCGGTGCCCGTTACCGCCTGGGATGGCGTCATGGCGTTGAAACTTGCAGAGTGCGCGCAGCGTTCAGTGGAAAGCGGTAAACCAGTCAGCGTTGATTGA
- a CDS encoding hydroxyacid dehydrogenase: protein MPHVLIAGKIHDAGLSILKNTPGFTWDLVDEVSTASYAPFIANADALLLRTQPLTATEITRGTKLQVVSRHGVGYDAVDVAALNQRGIPLTIVGDVNSLSVAEHTLALLLAVAKQVRIYDASIRSGNWNCRNSFSAIELSGRTLLVLGFGRIGREVARMAGCFNMHVVAWDPYVAAEIFSALKVQRVETLEEGLKMADALTVHLPLSDSKPLLGRAELALLKPEAIVINTARGGIVDEKALVVALQNHKLAGAGLDVFSQEPPPSDSPLLLGSERLILSPHSAGLTQEAAMRMSVSAVNNIINYFNGTLDDNLIVNQRQIKKADAI, encoded by the coding sequence ATGCCTCATGTACTGATTGCCGGGAAGATTCATGATGCAGGTTTATCCATTCTGAAAAATACCCCGGGCTTCACCTGGGATTTGGTGGATGAGGTAAGTACCGCCAGCTATGCGCCGTTTATTGCTAACGCCGATGCGCTGCTGCTGCGCACCCAGCCGCTGACCGCAACGGAAATCACCCGCGGGACGAAGCTTCAGGTGGTATCACGGCACGGCGTCGGCTATGACGCGGTGGATGTGGCGGCGCTGAATCAGCGCGGCATTCCGCTGACTATCGTGGGTGACGTGAACTCGCTGTCGGTAGCGGAACATACGCTGGCACTGCTGCTGGCGGTAGCAAAGCAGGTGCGTATCTATGATGCCAGCATCCGCAGCGGTAACTGGAACTGCCGTAACAGTTTTTCCGCTATTGAGCTGTCCGGACGCACGCTGCTGGTGCTGGGCTTTGGCCGTATTGGCCGTGAGGTGGCGCGTATGGCGGGCTGCTTTAATATGCACGTAGTGGCGTGGGATCCGTATGTTGCGGCGGAGATCTTCAGTGCGCTAAAGGTTCAGCGCGTTGAAACACTGGAGGAAGGGCTGAAAATGGCCGATGCACTGACGGTACATCTGCCACTCAGCGACAGTAAGCCGCTGCTGGGGCGTGCCGAGCTGGCGCTGCTGAAGCCGGAGGCCATTGTGATCAACACCGCCCGTGGGGGCATTGTTGATGAAAAGGCGCTGGTGGTGGCGTTGCAAAATCATAAACTGGCCGGAGCCGGGCTGGATGTCTTTAGCCAGGAACCTCCGCCGTCAGACTCTCCGCTGCTGCTGGGGAGTGAACGCCTGATCCTCAGCCCACACTCAGCCGGGCTGACGCAGGAAGCGGCAATGAGGATGTCGGTATCCGCAGTAAATAATATTATTAATTATTTTAACGGAACCCTCGACGATAATTTAATTGTTAATCAACGCCAGATAAAAAAGGCGGACGCTATTTAA
- a CDS encoding glycine zipper 2TM domain-containing protein gives MLLKRSGTIAIVLLVTLSVTACGMSHRGRNTAIGAGVGAVGGAVLTGGSTWGTLGGAAIGGVIGHQVSR, from the coding sequence ATGCTTTTAAAACGCAGCGGTACTATTGCAATTGTTCTACTGGTTACGCTTTCAGTAACAGCCTGTGGCATGTCTCATCGTGGCAGAAATACGGCGATCGGTGCCGGTGTGGGGGCAGTCGGTGGGGCGGTTCTGACCGGGGGAAGTACCTGGGGAACGCTCGGCGGTGCAGCGATTGGCGGGGTGATCGGGCATCAGGTCAGCCGTTAA